Within Fimbriimonadaceae bacterium, the genomic segment GTTTTCCACCCGACCGGCTAGTTTTCCAGCCCGCCACGGTCGAAACGCTCGATCTTGACCCGGTCCCGCAACTGCTTCGCGTACGACTGGCGAGCCCCGGTGAGATACGTGGCCTTGAGCTGGTCCATCTCGACTCCCACCGCCGCGCTCCCCTGGCGCTCCATGCGGAAGATCTGGATGCCGTTGGAGGTCTGGGCGGGTTTCGTGACCTTTCCCGGCTCGAGCTTTTCGAGCTCGCTTCGGACCGTGTCAGGAAACGCCGACAACGGTCTCCAGCCCACGGGACCGCCGCTGGGTCGGCCCGCGGGGTCGGCGAGACTGGCGAGCACGGTCTCCCAAGGTTCGCCGCCCTGGAGCCGGGAGTAGGCGTCTTCGGCCTTCTTCAAAGCGGCCGAAAGGGAGCTTGCCTGCTCGTCGACGGGTTTGATGACGATGGTGGAGACGTTCACGTACTCCTTGGGGTCGAATTGGCGCAGCACGATCCCGTCGATCAGGAGCTGACTCGCCACGCGCAGGTAGAGGCGCGAGCGCGGGAACCCTTCGTCCTTCAACGACTGCTCGGGCGTCTGGCCGGGCTGGAGGCTCGAGCGCACAGCCTCGATCTGCCGATCCACCTCGGCTTCGATCTCCTTTTCGGGAACCTGGACGCCCTTGCTCGCGGCCTCGGCCTTGGCCATCTGGTAGGAGATCAAGTCCATCAGCGCCTCGTCGGCGCGCCAGTCCCAGAGAAAGGGCTCGACGTCAGATGCCTTGATCTCCACCCCGTCGACGCGCGCAAGCACCCGAGACGGGGCGGGGGGCGGGGTCAGGTATTTGGCGGGAAGGTCGGCCTTGAACGGCGCCTGCTGCACGGCGAGCGCGAGTGCGGCGAAAAGTGTGCTGAAAATCATGGGGTCACGCTACGATAGACTTCTGCGACCCGCTCGGCGTTCCGGTCGATTCGAAACCGCTCGGCCGCCGCGACTTTGGCGGCGCCGCCGAGGGTCTCCAGGGTCAATGGCAGGCCCAACATCTCGACGATCGTGCTTCCGAGCTGCTCGTCCGTGTCGAACAGCATTCCCGAAAGGTCGGGATCGATGAGTTCGGCCAGGCCTCCGGTATCGCGCAGGAGGACGGGAAGGCCGCTCGCCATCGCCTCCATCGCGGCCATGCTCGTGCCGCCTCTGCGGCTGGGCACCACGAAGATGTCGGCGGCCGCCATCACGACGGCCGGATCGTCCACGAGCCCGAGCAGCCGGACCCGCTCCGGCTGACGGCTCTCGGCCGCGAGGCGGCTCAACTCGTCCTTCTCGGGCCCGCCGCCCGCAAGGACCAGGGTCGTGTCCGGCTCGGACTCCCACACGCTTTCCATCGATCGGACGAGCGCGTCGAAGCCGCGGTCGGGAACCCAGCGCCCCGCGCCGGCCACCACCGACCCCCCGGTCGGAAGCTCCAACGCCGCGCGCGCCTGGTCGCGGTCGAGCGCCTGGTGGGGTTGGCGGACGCCGATCACCACGGTCTCGAGATTCATCACCAGGATGTCGTCGAGCGCCTTCCGCACCGCGCGCGCCGAGCAGAGCCCTGCGGCGGAGTCGTTGAGGCGCCCCACGAACAGCGGGTGGCGCGTCTTCGGCAGGTCGTAGGCCGTGTAGATCCAGGGTCGCTTGTCCCCAAACGCCGCGCTGCACGCCCAGGCCGTTCGGTAGCCGACCGCGTGCACGACGTCGAAGCCCCGCGCGGTGTCCACCAGCCGCTTGGAGACGTGCTTGTCGAACTTGGGGCCGGTTTCGTTCGGCATCCAGTCCGTGGCATCGACCGCCGCGGCCTCGACATCGCAGGCGCCCAGCGCCTCGGCCAGATCTTCGGCATAGCGGGCGATGCCGCCCCAGTTCTGCCGCGTGAGGAGAAGCGATCTCATCGGGGAACGACCTGTGCGTCGATCAACGAAGAGAGAACCCGGTCCGGCGTGAGTCCCTCGACCTCGGCCTCGGGGCGCAGCACGATGCGGTGGCGAAGCACGGGGAGGGCCATGGATTTCACGTCGTCCGGGATCACGAAGTCGCGGCCGCGGATCGCGGCCAGGGCCTTGCCGCAGTTGAGCAGCGCGATCCCGGCCCGCGGTGAGGCGCCAAAGAGGATGTCGTTGGCCTTGCGGGTGGCTTTCACCAAGTCGTGGATGTAGGCAAACACCTTCTCCTCGACGGCGATCGCAGCGACTTGGGCTTGGGCCTCGATGAGGCCCGCGGCATGCACCACCGGCTCGATGCCGGCGTCCTCGAGGCTTTGCGGCCGAAATCCGGAGTGGTGGCGCTTGAGCACGTCGATCTCCGCCTCGTCCGCGGGATAGTCCACGACGATCTTCAGCAGAAACCGGTCCTGCTGCGCCTCGGGCAGCGGGTAGGTGCCCTCGAACTCGATCGGGTTCTGCGTGGCGAAGACGAGAAACGGGGGCGGAAGCGGGTGCGGTTCGCCGTCGATGGTGACCTTGCGCTCCTCCATCGCCTCGAGGAGCGCCGCCTGCGTTTTGGGAGGCGTGCGGTTGATCTCGTCGGCGAGCAGCACGCTCACGAACACCGGACCCTTCTTCAACCGAAAGTCGTTCTCTTTCGGGTCGAACACGA encodes:
- a CDS encoding peptidyl-prolyl cis-trans isomerase translates to MIFSTLFAALALAVQQAPFKADLPAKYLTPPPAPSRVLARVDGVEIKASDVEPFLWDWRADEALMDLISYQMAKAEAASKGVQVPEKEIEAEVDRQIEAVRSSLQPGQTPEQSLKDEGFPRSRLYLRVASQLLIDGIVLRQFDPKEYVNVSTIVIKPVDEQASSLSAALKKAEDAYSRLQGGEPWETVLASLADPAGRPSGGPVGWRPLSAFPDTVRSELEKLEPGKVTKPAQTSNGIQIFRMERQGSAAVGVEMDQLKATYLTGARQSYAKQLRDRVKIERFDRGGLEN
- a CDS encoding glycosyltransferase family 4 protein — protein: MRSLLLTRQNWGGIARYAEDLAEALGACDVEAAAVDATDWMPNETGPKFDKHVSKRLVDTARGFDVVHAVGYRTAWACSAAFGDKRPWIYTAYDLPKTRHPLFVGRLNDSAAGLCSARAVRKALDDILVMNLETVVIGVRQPHQALDRDQARAALELPTGGSVVAGAGRWVPDRGFDALVRSMESVWESEPDTTLVLAGGGPEKDELSRLAAESRQPERVRLLGLVDDPAVVMAAADIFVVPSRRGGTSMAAMEAMASGLPVLLRDTGGLAELIDPDLSGMLFDTDEQLGSTIVEMLGLPLTLETLGGAAKVAAAERFRIDRNAERVAEVYRSVTP
- a CDS encoding MoxR family ATPase encodes the protein MRVEELSQAIRAEIDKAIVGQQEVIEQVLVAVLANGHVLLEGVPGVAKTLMVRALARSLDLAYGRVQFTPDLMPSDVIGTLVFDPKENDFRLKKGPVFVSVLLADEINRTPPKTQAALLEAMEERKVTIDGEPHPLPPPFLVFATQNPIEFEGTYPLPEAQQDRFLLKIVVDYPADEAEIDVLKRHHSGFRPQSLEDAGIEPVVHAAGLIEAQAQVAAIAVEEKVFAYIHDLVKATRKANDILFGASPRAGIALLNCGKALAAIRGRDFVIPDDVKSMALPVLRHRIVLRPEAEVEGLTPDRVLSSLIDAQVVPR